The following proteins are co-located in the Pomacea canaliculata isolate SZHN2017 linkage group LG8, ASM307304v1, whole genome shotgun sequence genome:
- the LOC112569829 gene encoding leucine-rich repeats and immunoglobulin-like domains protein 2 isoform X1 gives MKTYVTLTALILGFMWLSTSNGEPSQCTDLRTVIPSGCSCTGAFINGAINDSLVAIDCRKQQYTRVPVITGSSTHIVYEMTMSDNNLVTIPAMAFHGLRIQRLDLRHNLLTSFDPKAFLGLENDIVELSLGAQADISILNNSLKTLTRLNTLTLEYFQFPNNDLLRGGVVSTMTSLRSLTLKHNNLIYIEPLALPSQLTYLELDYQSLGPYLPIGALRSVRQLQTLIMKNTELKYLSNKAFEYNSQLQTLQFGYNRIEKLEDGCFTGIYDLQTFSLHENRIQNTSVLDPIKNLTTLSMLDVSETGISDLSPGVPFLQNKASLRRLALESNQLTTLKAAVFLSLGSLTTLSLAKNRISQIDSRAFEGLRGLQSLDLSQQNTSQNLILPASLPGQTPGLQQLVLSGTPVDERTLWQRIPSLTSLQVLKLDGIRLSSIKNYALSQLTQLKELYLNATTITEVTQMKFMGPRNLAKLYLDNNGIDSISNCAFFQYSRDQGLQLSLTGNRLKCDCTLNWLLEAIDEKMIFVSQSDTCASPPDKANKLLNSFKPGNFTCSFSRSDPPCLDLYTTTTLPAGAINTSPTVKPSLSITVVEKSNVSIQVQWVLTTNYPNLDYFRVIHTEQESSARTVSGEIPKTQNIYLISGLSPGHSYSICIYAYDILNNDVYSCKVVNTLYSNGDSSEKIGNNSHEIGIIVGASVAGVVLLAILGAIVYVVFLRKRAESKTPAQPHVFSPSELPNMGSESKSFTREKDNHHRVGRALNADMKVNAISGTNIPDTGGRHSAGSYQYLDENNMLNSQFPSATSLSANNINGRNVPSMSPSQASSEVPTTYLNMGFIRDSSSF, from the exons ATGAAGACCTATGTGACACTGACTGCCCTTATACTGGGGTTCATGTGGCTGTCAACATCAAATGGTGAACCTTCACAGTGCACAGACTTAAGAACAGTCATTCCAAGTGGCTGCTCCTGCACTGGGGCTTTTATAAATGGTGCCATAAATGATTCACTTGTTGCCATTGATTGTCGTAAACAACAGTACACTCGAGTGCCAGTCATCACCGGGTCATCTACACATATCGTCTATGAAATGACCATGTCTGACAACAACTTAGTCACAATACCTGCAATGGCATTTCATGGACTACGAATCCAAAGACTGGATCTGCGCCACAACCTGCTGACAAGTTTTGATCCAAAAGCCTTTCTTGGACTGGAGAATGATATTGTGGAACTTTCTCTTGGTGCTCAGGCTGATATATCAATTCTAAACAACAGTCTAAAGACTCTGACTAGACTGAACACTCTGACTCTTGAGTACTTTCAGTTTCCTAACAACGACTTACTACGAGGTGGTGTGGTGTCTACAATGACTTCCTTAAGGTCACTGACCCTGAAGCACAATAATCTCATATATATCGAACCCCTCGCCCTGCCTTCTCAGCTCACCTATCTGGAATTAGACTATCAGTCTTTAGGTCCATATCTACCCATTGGCGCACTTCGATCAGTAAGACAGTTACAGACCTTAATTATGAAAAATACTGAACTTAAATATTTATCCAACAAAGCTTTTGAATATAACAGTCAACTCCAAACACTTCAGTTTGGCTACAACAGAATTGAAAAACTAGAAGATGGCTGTTTCACGGGGATTTATGACTTGCAAACGTTCTCTCTACATgaaaacagaatacaaaatacCTCTGTTCTGGATCCTATTAAAAATCTCACAACTCTCAGCATGCTGGATGTGTCTGAGACAGGCATAAGTGACTTATCACCTGGAGTTCCCTTTCTTCAGAACAAAGCTAGCTTGCGCAGGCTGGCCCTTGAAAGCAATCAGTTGACCACATTAAAAGCcgctgtttttctttctcttggctCTCTGACAACTCTCAGTCTTGCCAAAAACAGGATTTCCCAGATTGACAGCAGAGCTTTTGAGGGTCTGAGAGGGCTTCAGTCCTTGGATCTTAGCCAGCAGAACACAAGTCAAAATCTCATCTTACCGGCATCACTTCCAGGGCAAACACCAGGCTTGCAACAGCTTGTGTTGTCTGGGACACCAGTGGATGAAAGAACTCTATGGCAGAGAATTCCTTCTTTAACTTCTCTTCAAGTACTAAAGTTAGATGGCATAAGATTGAGTTCCATCAAGAATTATGCCCTCAGCCAGCTGACACAGTTGAAGGAGCTGTATCTCAATGCCACTACCATCACTGAAGTTACGCAAATGAAGTTTATGGGCCCACGTAATCTTGCAAAGCTTTACCTAGACAACAATGGAATAGATAGCATTAGCAATTGTGCTTTTTTCCAGTATTCCAGAGACCAAGGTCTTCAACTAAGCTTGACTGGAAACCGCCTTAAATGTGACTGTACTTTAAATTGGCTGCTGGAAGCCATAGATGAGAAGATGATCTTTGTTAGTCAGAGTGACACATGCGCCTCTCCTCCAGACAAAGCAAACAAGCTCTTAAATTCATTCAAACCTGGAAACTTTACATGCAGTTTTTCAAGAAGTGATCCACCATGCCTTGACCTCTATACCACTACTACCTTGCCAGCTG GTGCCATAAACACTTCGCCAACAGTTAAGCCATCTCTTAGTATCACTGTGGTAGAGAAGAGCAATGTATCTATTCAAGTCCAATGGGTTCTAACAACAAACTATCCAAACCTTGATTACTTTAGGGTGATACACACAGAGCAGGAATCATCTGCAAGAACTGTTTCTGGTGAAATCcctaaaacacaaaatatctaCTTGATTTCAGGGTTGTCTCCTGGACACTCTTACAGCATTTGTATCTATGCCTATGACATATTAAATAATGATGTCTATAGTTGTAAAGTTGTAAATACCTTATATTCCAATGGTGACAGTTCAGAAAAAATTGGTAACAACAGCCATGAAATTGGCATCATAGTAGGTGCCTCTGTGGCTGGTGTGGTGCTGCTGGCCATTTTGGGTGCCATCGTGTATGTTGTGTTCTTGCGAAAGCGGGCAGAGAGCAAGACTCCAGCACAGCCTCATGTCTTCTCGCCAAGTGAGCTGCCCAATATGGGAAGTGAATCCAAGAGCTTcacaagagaaaaagacaatCACCACAGGGTGGGCCGAGCCTTAAATGCTGACATGAAGGTCAACGCTATCAGTGGGACAAATATTCCAGACACAGGAGGTCGACACTCGGCAGGAAGTTACCAATACCTTGACGAAAACAACATGTTAAATTCTCAGTTTCCCTCAGCTACGTCCTTGTCTGCAAATAACATAAATGGCAGAAATGTGCCATCTATGTCTCCTTCACAAGCAAGCAGTGAAGTTCCTACAACTTATCTCAACATGGGGTTCATCAGAGACAGTAGCAGCTTCTGA
- the LOC112569829 gene encoding leucine-rich repeats and immunoglobulin-like domains protein 2 isoform X2 → MKTYVTLTALILGFMWLSTSNGEPSQCTDLRTVIPSGCSCTGALINGAINDSFVAIDCRKQNYTRVPVITGSSTHIIYEMTMSDNNLVTIPAMAFQGLRIQRLDLRNNLLTSFDPRAFLGLENDIVELSLGAQANISILNNSLKTLTRLNALTLEYFQFPNNDLLDGVVSTMTSLRSLTLRHNNLISIEPLALPSQLTYLELDHQSIGPYPPIGALRSVRQLQTLIMKSTELQYLSNKAFEYNSQLRTLQFSYNRIEKLEDGCFTGIYDLQTFSLHENRIQNTSVLDPIKNLTTLSMLDVSETGISDLSPGVPFLQNKASLRSLVLESNQLTTLKAAVFLSLGSLTTLSLAKNRISQIDSRAFEGLRGLQSLDLSQQITSQNLILPASLPGQTPGLQQLVLSGTPVDETTLWQRIPSLTSLQVLKLDGTRLSSIKNYAFSQLTQLKELYLNATNIIEVTQMKFMGPRNLAKLYLDNNGIDSISNCAFFQYSRDQGLQISLTGNRLKCDCTLNWLLKAIDEKMIFVSQSDTCASPPDKANKLLNSFKPGNFTCSFLRSDPPCLDLYTTTTLPAGAINTSPTVKPSLSITVVEKSNVSIQVQWVLTTNYPNLDYFRVIHTEQESSARTVSGEIPKTQNIYLISGLSPGHSYSICIYAYDILNNDVYSCKVVNTLYSNGDSSEKIGNNSHEIGIIVGASVAGVVLLAILGAIVYVVFLRKRAESKTPAQPHVFSPSELPNMGSESKSFTREKDNHHRVGRALNADMKVNAISGTNIPDTGGRHSAGSYQYLDENNMLNSQFPSATSLSANNINGRNVPSMSPSQASSEVPTTYLNMGFIRDSSSF, encoded by the coding sequence ATGAAGACCTATGTGACACTGACTGCCCTTATACTGGGGTTCATGTGGCTGTCAACATCAAATGGTGAGCCTTCCCAGTGCACAGACTTAAGAACAGTCATTCCAAGTGGCTGCTCCTGCACTGGGGCTCTTATAAATGGTGCCATAAATGATTCATTTGTTGCCATTGATTGTCGTAAACAAAACTACACTCGAGTGCCAGTCATCACCGGGTCATCTACACATATCATCTATGAAATGACCATGTCCGACAACAACTTAGTCACAATACCTGCAATGGCATTTCAAGGACTACGAATCCAAAGACTGGATCTGCGCAACAACCTGCTGACAAGTTTTGATCCAAGAGCCTTTCTTGGACTGGAGAATGATATTGTGGAACTTTCTCTTGGTGCTCAGGCCAATATATCAATTCTAAACAACAGTCTAAAGACTCTGACCAGACTGAACGCTCTGACTCTAGAGTACTTTCAGTTTCCTAACAACGACTTACTAGATGGTGTGGTGTCTACAATGACTTCCTTAAGGTCACTGACCCTGAGGCACAATAATCTCATATCTATCGAACCCCTCGCCCTGCCTTCTCAGCTCACCTATCTGGAATTAGACCATCAGTCCATAGGTCCATATCCACCCATTGGCGCACTTCGATCAGTAAGACAGTTACAGACCTTAATCATGAAAAGCACTGAACTTCAATATTTATCCAACAAAGCTTTTGAATATAACAGTCAACTCCGAACACTTCAGTTTAGCTACAACAGAATTGAAAAACTAGAAGACGGCTGTTTCACGGGGATTTATGACTTGCAAACGTTCTCTCTACATgaaaacagaatacaaaatacCTCTGTTCTGGATCCTATTAAAAATCTCACAACTCTCAGCATGCTGGATGTGTCTGAGACAGGCATAAGTGACTTATCACCTGGAGTTCCCTTTCTTCAGAACAAAGCTAGCTTGCGCAGCCTGGTCCTTGAAAGCAATCAGTTGACCACCTTAAAAGCcgctgtttttctttctcttggctCTCTGACAACTCTCAGTCTTGCCAAAAACAGGATTTCCCAGATTGACAGCAGAGCTTTTGAGGGTCTGAGAGGGCTTCAGTCCTTGGATCTTAGCCAGCAGATCACAAGTCAAAATCTCATCTTACCGGCATCACTTCCAGGGCAAACACCAGGCTTGCAACAGCTTGTGCTGTCTGGGACACCAGTGGATGAAACAACTCTGTGGCAGAGAATTCCTTCTTTAACTTCTCTTCAAGTACTAAAGTTAGATGGCACAAGATTGAGTTCCATCAAGAATTATGCCTTCAGCCAGCTGACACAGTTGAAGGAGCTGTATCTCAATGCCACTAACATCATTGAAGTTACGCAAATGAAGTTTATGGGCCCACGTAATCTTGCAAAGCTTTACCTAGACAACAATGGAATAGATAGCATTAGCAATTGTGCTTTTTTCCAATATTCCAGAGACCAAGGTCTTCAGATAAGCTTGACTGGAAACCGCCTTAAATGTGACTGTACTTTAAATTGGCTGCTGAAAGCCATAGATGAGAAGATGATCTTTGTTAGTCAGAGTGACACATGCGCCTCTCCTCCAGACAAAGCTAACAAGCTCTTAAATTCATTCAAACCTGGAAACTTTACATGCAGTTTCTTAAGAAGTGATCCACCATGCCTCGACCTCTATACCACTACTACCTTGCCAGCTGGTGCCATAAACACTTCGCCAACAGTTAAGCCATCTCTTAGTATCACTGTGGTAGAGAAGAGCAATGTATCTATTCAAGTCCAATGGGTTCTAACAACAAACTATCCAAACCTTGATTACTTTAGGGTGATACACACAGAGCAGGAATCATCTGCAAGAACTGTTTCTGGTGAAATCcctaaaacacaaaatatctaCTTGATTTCAGGGTTGTCTCCTGGACACTCTTACAGCATTTGTATCTATGCCTATGACATATTAAATAATGATGTCTATAGTTGTAAAGTTGTAAATACCTTATATTCCAATGGTGACAGTTCAGAAAAAATTGGTAACAACAGCCATGAAATTGGCATCATAGTAGGTGCCTCTGTGGCTGGTGTGGTGCTGCTGGCCATTTTGGGTGCCATCGTGTATGTTGTGTTCTTGCGAAAGCGGGCAGAGAGCAAGACTCCAGCACAGCCTCATGTCTTCTCGCCAAGTGAGCTGCCCAATATGGGAAGTGAATCCAAGAGCTTcacaagagaaaaagacaatCACCACAGGGTGGGCCGAGCCTTAAATGCTGACATGAAGGTCAACGCTATCAGTGGGACAAATATTCCAGACACAGGAGGTCGACACTCGGCAGGAAGTTACCAATACCTTGACGAAAACAACATGTTAAATTCTCAGTTTCCCTCAGCTACGTCCTTGTCTGCAAATAACATAAATGGCAGAAATGTGCCATCTATGTCTCCTTCACAAGCAAGCAGTGAAGTTCCTACAACTTATCTCAACATGGGGTTCATCAGAGACAGTAGCAGCTTCTGA
- the LOC112569831 gene encoding leucine-rich repeat transmembrane neuronal protein 2-like, producing the protein MKTYVTLTALIMWFVWLSTSNGEPSQCTQLRTVIPSGCSCTGALINGAIYDSLVAIHCHKQQYTRMPVITGSSTHIIYKMTMSDNNLVTIPAMAFHGLRIQRLDLRNNLLTSFDPKAFLGLENDIVELSLEAQADISILNNSLKTLTRLNTLILEHFQFPNNDLLDGVLSRIISLRSLTLKHNNLIYIDPLALPSQLTYLELDHQSIGPYPPIGALRSVRQLKTLIMKNTELQYLSNKAFEYNSQLQTLQFGYNRIEKLEDGCFTGIYELQTFSLHENRIQNTSVLDPIKDLTALSMLDVSETGISDLSPGVSFLQNKASLHSLVFESNQPTTLRDDIFLSLGSLTTLSLAKNRISQIDSRAFEGLRGLQSLDLSQQITSQNLILPASLPAQTPGLQQLVLSGTPVDETTLWQIIPSLTSLKVLTLD; encoded by the coding sequence ATGAAGACCTATGTGACACTGACTGCCCTTATAATGTGGTTTGTGTGGCTGTCTACATCAAATGGTGAGCCTTCCCAGTGCACACAGTTGAGAACAGTCATTCCAAGTGGCTGCTCCTGCACTGGGGCTCTTATAAATGGTGCCATATATGACTCCCTTGTTGCCATTCACTGTCATAAACAACAGTACACTCGAATGCCAGTCATCACTGGGTCATCTACACATATCATCTATAAAATGACCATGTCTGACAACAACTTAGTCACAATACCTGCAATGGCATTTCATGGACTACGAATCCAAAGACTGGATCTGCGCAACAACCTGCTGACAAGTTTTGATCCAAAAGCCTTTCTTGGACTGGAGAATGATATTGTGGAACTTTCTCTTGAAGCTCAGGCCGATATATCAATTCTAAACAACAGTCTAAAGACTCTGACCAGACTGAACACTCTGATTCTGGAGCACTTTCAGTTTCCTAACAATGACTTACTAGATGGTGTGCTGTCTAGAATTATTTCTTTAAGGTCACTGACCCTGAAGCACAATAACCTCATATATATCGACCCCCTCGCCCTGCCTTCTCAGCTCACCTATCTGGAATTAGACCATCAGTCCATAGGTCCATATCCACCCATTGGCGCACTTCGATCAGTAAGACAGTTAAAGACCTTAATTATGAAAAACACTGAACTTCAATATTTATCCAACAAAGCTTTTGAATATAACAGTCAACTCCAAACACTTCAGTTTGGCTACAACAGAATTGAAAAACTAGAAGACGGCTGTTTCACGGGGATATATGAGTTGCAAACGTTCTCTCTACATgaaaacagaatacaaaatacCTCTGTTCTTGATCCTATTAAAGACCTCACAGCTCTCAGCATGCTGGATGTGTCTGAGACAGGCATAAGTGACTTATCACCTGGAGTTTCCTTTCTTCAGAACAAAGCTAGCTTGCACAGCCTGGTCTTTGAGAGCAATCAGCCGACCACCTTAAGagatgacatttttctttctcttggctCTCTGACAACTCTCAGTCTTGCCAAAAACAGAATTTCCCAGATTGACAGCAGAGCTTTTGAGGGTCTGAGAGGGCTTCAGTCCTTGGATCTTAGCCAGCAGATCACAAGTCAAAATCTCATCTTACCAGCATCCCTTCCAGCGCAAACACCAGGCTTGCAACAGCTTGTGTTGTCTGGGACACCAGTGGATGAAACAACTCTGTGGCAGATAATCCCTTCTTTAACATCTCTCAAAGTACTGACATTAGATTAA